The following DNA comes from Tachypleus tridentatus isolate NWPU-2018 chromosome 9, ASM421037v1, whole genome shotgun sequence.
TTAATGATTCCCTCCACTTAGTACAATACATTAGGCTTAGTAAGCACAATAACCAAGtacaaataaatttcataatataGGCACTGAAAATCATTGATTTTCTCTgcatattttattgttctatgatttaaaaaaaatgaaagattaaAGCATTTATGAACAAGTAGTAATATTACACTGACATGTTCATAATCATTTACACACTTCATACATCTATACAACAAAATTCAGACCACCCCAGGAggataattaacattaaaatgccTACCAAGTTTATGGGACTCTCCTGAtctttgtacataaacatattaaacattttttagcaCTTTAATGACTAAACAATTCTTGTTGCAGAACTGCATTATAAACACTCTGATAAATTcacattttactgtatttttgagAGCTGGTATTACATTAAACTCTGTGGGAGTTGTTGGCTTATTATGGTGCAAATGTTAGTTTTCTGTTAACGGTGTTGCATTATAGTGTCACATAcacaatcagtgatgacgagaaaacccacttatagagaaaaatatatatgtaaaataggCTGTTtcaggttgagaaaatttttatgtagaggagtgaacaacttttcgaccttctttggtcatcgtcaagttcacaaagaaagaaagagttaaatgactgatagctgaccacatgtttgaaggggattgtgtaactgagtgtaggaatgtagagggtgtgcttgatgtttgattatatttattaatataggtataaaggtgttcctttgtattggtttatttgggcttgagttgttgtataagtaaggcttctttaattttgagtttgtttctttatttagcatttggatgttttctatggttatgttgtatttatttgacttgcattgttcgaaaatgtgtgaaggtgactttttacgttctttgaatctggtttccatttttctacttgtttctccaatatagaagtcgtagcagttatcacattgtattttataaataatgttggtgtggtgtttgtcagtgtagtttttacatagtatagaccttagttttgtgcctggtttctgaataaatttgatattaaccagaatgtcatattttgttactagttattgccaaatgttggttatttttctgctgatgtcaggaatatatggtatgcagcagtatatggtttcgtgattttttaattcatgagatatatttacttttgttggttgattttgctttgtcttggtgtgtgcgtataatgttttctatggtttgtggaggaaacttattgatgttgatgaagaattgttttattttgtctaattcatcattaattttatctggtaagcacaactttatagctgtgtttatttggtttcttagtatgttgagtttttgttttgtttcatgtgctgagtcccaaggaatgtatagtcctgtccatactaaatttattcaaaaaccaggcataaaactgaggtctatactatgtaaaactacactgacaaacaccataccaacattatttatacaatacattgtgataactgccatgacttctatattggagaaacaagtagaaaaatggaaactacattcaaagaacacaaaaagtcaaaTTCACATTTttcgaatactgcaaatcaaataaacacaaccacagaaaacacccaaatattaaataaagaaacaaacaaacacaaaattaaagaagcattatttatacaactcaagcccaaaataaaccgatacaaaggaaaacctttatacctatattaataaatataatgaaacatctaagcacgccctctacattcctacactcagttacacaacccccttcaaacatgtggtcagctattggtcagttacctctttctttctttgtgaacctgacgatgactgaacaaggtcgaaatgttgtttgctcctctatataaaaattttctcaacccaaaccagctgtttttacatatatattttgtcacATACACAGTTTAATGCAGGAGCAGTGATTCATTGCTTTCTGTTTGCAAGGTTTATACTTGAGttattaacagtaaaataaacatgggaaatgtgtgtatgtgtgaataTGCTAGATGTAAAAAATTTCAGGGGAAGTACTGTGAAGACTTGAAGTCAATATTAAAAAGGATGCAACAGTTCTACTCATTTTATTTCACACTTTTTATGCTAGTTGTAATTTAGACCAAATTGACCAAAAGAGTACAGTTAGAGgaatataatagaaatatatgaatttctatttaaaacaaagtGATATGTATTTAGAAGGTATtaaagattatgcaaataaaatatgataattttaagaTGAAgagtatttttaacttaaattgaaaatcattttgcaaTCAAAGCAGTCAACATTCTAATTCTAACTATTCAGAGAAgtgaaaaaaggtaaaaatagtCTTACTAAATGTGATAATTTAAGTACATCACTGAACAACCTGGAAAAATGAAAACAGGTAAGGACTGCATGATTTTGCTTTCATACCAAtaaatgttatactacagaagtAATCCTGACTAGTCTATAGTTTACAGGGAATCTTTTTCCTTATCtcctttaaaaacaaagtaacacttaGAATACTAAATTCAGCCTTCAGTGCTTTACATTAgaaaaatactgaattatttaaaaggGTTCAGAAAAGGGCTTCTAGGATAATACCTAGACAGGTGGTCATATGAAGGCAAGGTGATATTTTTGAAACTCTCTCTCTTGAAAACACGAATAAATGGGAACTGATGGAGGTGTCTAAAGTTGTTAAAAGaattgacagttttgatgaattaTCTTTTACTGTAATTAATTGTGAGAATAGTAAAACTAgggataaatatacatttttagcaGAGTAGGAATCATTTTAAGCTAataaagctttatttttctaatagaaaGGTTGGCCTTTCGATGTTGTAGATGCAGTAAATTTCAGGATGTTTAAGAGAAGGTTTGATAAATCTTTGAATGATATGGactggtttttagtgttataattttaatgtttaatttaatggaTTAGTGTCTTGGATGGGTTAACAGATCACTTAAACCTGCTGTAATTATTTTATCACCAAgagattaatatttacatgacTCAGGTTAATCTAGATATTTCCTATAGAATGTTAAGGGTCAGGAATATTTCTATAATCCATTCCTGATAAATACTCCAGGAGTGGCTTTAAGTTTGGTGTTTAATTTAGCAATAACATGGCCCAGATGGACCAAAAGGTTTCTTGATGCtgtttaaagttatattaaaaacagggaagagaacatttaaaaccacaGCTATCTTACAGTCTTGAACAAAAGATTTGCTGCTGGTATTATTTAAAGAcccaatttcattttaatattggtTTAATTCTAACATATTTAAAAGATCATTGTTATTAGCTTTATTATCATCTGTTGTTTCTCATAAGCTcttttgtactttataatttcCCCATTAACAAATCCCTAGCTTTCCCATTCTTCTGTACATGTTTCATTCTATATGTCATTTCAAATTTCTTGAACTAATTGcatttaacctttgttttgttcTTGAGGTTATAAGTTATTTACATTTGAAGATTTGATATTCAATGctgtatttttcacttttttttaaataatttttttaacattgaaGAAATATTTCACATATCAAGTTTTAAATCAATTTTCCAATTCATGAATAATAACTGTTGTCTCGTTGCTTCATAAGTGGCTATTGGTAAATTAGgaacaaaatttgattttttaattctCAATATACAGCAATACATAAAACCTAACTGTACAATGATCATGCTTTCCCATACACACATCACCATTTCAACTATTACAACTACATCCTCATCAGTAGTTAACACATCTCAGATCATGGGGTTTCAGTGattttaaaactatgaaaataaaaatttcacacCCAATTGAATTCTACAGACAAAAAATTGgaacaatgttaataaaatgttagtgAGTTATTGCTTTACCTGGTAATCTGATACTGTGTGACATCCATGCCTTAGGCAAATGTAGTGTCAAGAAAATCTGTGTCAAACTCAAGTATGTGAATATGTATTATATGggttactaaatattttaaacaaccaAATGTTAGAAATAAAGTACAAGCTTACTAACATATTTATGAAAGTAAAGGAGTGATTTTATCATTGAAAACTTGAAATACTGTGACTAATAGATATGTATGAgtggtatttgttttgaatttcgtgcaaagctactcgagggctatccgcactagccattcgtaatttagcagtgtaagactagagggaaggcatctagtcatcaccacccactgccaactcttggactactcttttaccaatgaatagtgggattgaccataacattataatgccaccacagctgaaagggtgagcatgtttggtgtgatagggaatcgaacccacaaccctcacattacgagtcgagtgccaaccacctggccatgtcaggccgtaTGAGTAGTAAACTCCACCTGTTCTATGCCATGTTATGATGTAACTGATAAATTATATCAAGTTCAATATATTACTTAATCCAagatataattataacaaaaaagcTAAGGAAACAAGTCTTTGTCTATGAATTATCAACACAATTAGTGATAAATGCAGATATATCATGATATTATTTAGGAAACTTTGGTAGTAAAGGTGGCCTACTCATAGAACAGCATCTAACATATAGAAAAGCTAGTGCATTTTGGTAATATAATGTTCCAACATTTTGCTTTTAGAATATTATATTGAtgataattatattaattcttaAGGCATATGTCAAGAATTATTTTCAAGACTTGCTCCACCAATGTTATTTgcataattatttacaaatatgcaTGGAATGTGTTAAGGCTACAgtgtatatttagttttgtgaAGTACTTCATTTCCATTTAATAGAGATATTGAATAACTCATTAAActgaatgtaaatatataaatcacacccttatttaatatacaaatacgACTGCCattgttcataccactgtcaacATGGACAGTTGTTATCCATGTTCTATTGCTGTAGCCACACCTAATGATATGATGTAAATCAACATGTTTCTATGGTAACCAATAGGATGTTTACAATCTCCATTCATTATTATGTGACATGCTGTTGGTTTGACTTGAACAAACATATCTATGTATTAGCTTATGGATTATGCAGTCCACAACATCAAGTTTATTATATACCCTTATTTCAGTCAATGCAATGGCTAAATGGAAATTTAAAgggttttcaatttttatatttgtgtgttaaCAAATAGTGAATGCTTCTCAATCCTATAAAACTAGCCAAACTAATGTAGAGCATGAAAAGAGCTAACATTAGATGTATCACTGGTACTTATTAGTGAAGCCAATTTGGACCAACATGCTGATGACAGTTCTGATGAGGACATACAGAATGACACTTTCCAGATTAAACATAGTAAGTAAGAGCCTACAAAATGCTAACACTACACACATATacaaactttaaagtttttaGCAAACTAAAAATAAGAGTTTTATTGAATTATTCActcatactgaaaaacaaaaccaagaaattagtaataaaatgaaactaagagttaacagttttttaaaagaatttatttacttaagatgatatttttataaaaaaacaatactaaTCATAAAAAGTGAACATTGAATTTTCTTACCATAATTCCCATTTTTTGAAGAAATATTCTTTTTCATACTGGCATGTTTGTTGACATCTGTAGGAAAGCTTGTatcatataataaactattttgtcTACTATGATTTAGAGATAGTTTTTGCCTGTCAAAATCAACATCAGAATCTGAAGAATCAACATCATAAGTTGTATCTAGCACTGAAGCTGATCTAACTGATCCATTTAAATTATTCAAGCCATGTCTAGTAAAACCACTTGCACAAGATCTACTTAAATGTTTCTTGTGAGATAAATTTTTCTTTGAATTCAAAGGCACAGGACCTGGTATCTTAAAATCATTTTCATCCATGTGTTTGTTGAAGTTCAATGGTAGTTTTTTTGGAGAATTCTTTAAATCTGAACCAGAATTATCACTCATATTTTTTGTAGAAACTCTCTTTCTGCCACTTCTTACagttttgtttgcagttaaatCAAGTTCACCTTCATCAGAGCTGAATCCACCAAGTTTTTTAGAATAAACACTTTTTGATACACTTCTTTTTCGAAGATTTTTTTTCTGATCGTTCAAAagattattcagttttttttgcCATAAATAACGAGTGGAATCTGTTATGGGTCCAACATCTTCACCCAGTTCTTTCAATTTATGACGAAGTTCTGCATCTGATATTTTGGAAGCCATTTTAAATATGCAATGCAATTAACCTTAATTGCAGTACTTCATAAGCTTGTAGTCTTCACAATTTAGTAATTTGCTGAAATTAAAAGTTTGGTAGTTTTCTTCAGTAACAGGTGCTTTTATAACTTTGTAGTAAGCTCTACTCCACTAAAATGTCACACTGTATTCaaaataatacagaattatttgtatttatgcttatattatgtaatttttttcacactttaaaataatacagacatACATATATGCGCCCTTACAATGTAAATGTTGATTTCTTTACCTATTCCtttgtattttactttcatttcagtCTGTTAAGAATCTCAAAACAAAACACCATGACTACTAATAGCTGAACTAGTAGTCAGTATGAAATTTGGCTGTCGTAATTAAACTTGTCTTAATGATAAGCATAGAAATTAACGAAAACGCAACTAAATTACAGTATTTGGAGTTAATACCAAAAGTTTTAGTATaaggttaataaaaataataagtctAGACTGCTTACGAAGTCACTCACCTATCCTAACTTGTTAAACTTTAACAAGCTTAAGAAGTATAATTCTGCTACTGACAACCTGATAATGGTACCATATTTGTTCGAATAATATTAGGCTTAGCCGTAAATATAACTCGCATTACTATTCACTTTACTATGCTTAGCCTTCAGAGCCTTATACTACAGGTTACTGATATTTTTAATCTACttgtaataatttacttttaaaactactAAGAAGTAACCTTGCTTtctttcaaaatagttttttgCCAATCCCTCACAATATTTTCTATCATTCAGCGACAAATATACAGACGTAGTAATACACCATACGAATTACGAATTCTACGGACAGAGCGAATCATAGCCAACGCTTTATCTCAGCGCCATCTTAAATTTTAAACCAttcctattttaatatttaaatatcaaaatagaaactaataagaataaaaaactaaatgaaatgaaaattaatataaggtCAGATCCTTGAAAATCAATGAAGTAAATCTAAGTGAAAAACATATATGCATCGAATCAACTTTTTTATCTTGcgtaaaatttttaaattgtagCAAACCCTTTAAAAATCACAGACTTGACTCCTATCTTGCTAAAATTTATGTGAGCTTCAGTCCTTTTCATCTCCCCCACTGGCgccttccagtggctcagtggtatgtctgcgacttacaacgctaaaaaccaggtttcgatagccgtggtgggcagagtacagatagcccattgtgtagctttgtgtttaattcaaaacaacaacaacaatctccCACTGGTATAGCAGTATGCCAaaggacttacagcgctagaaaccaggtttcgatacctgtgatgaacAGACCACAGATATCCtactgtatagctttatgcttatcTACAAGCCAACAAACCTTGTTCTACCATTCTCGCCGTTAAGTATGAAagaagatgatacatcaacactattGTCTCCATTCACAATTTTAAATACCTAAATCAGAtccaaaatacaaacaaacagaaaacgttTAATTTACTTAAAAGAAATAAGTGTCAAGTGTTTTAATTCCATAAATATGCCATACACAACAAATATGATTTAATGTTAGCAAATAACATTCGCaattatatttaatcaaatatcagtaaaagtttaaaacttgGTCTTCAAGCAGCATTTacgttttgaatattaaaatggtatttattctccttcaaaacattcattagaaatttaatatatttgatgtGGCTTGCATTTAGTTTTACAGCTTAATCAGGAAGTAATATCGAAGAAAATAGAGCCCTATATACAGTATACCTGTCTGTGGCGGCATAATAGTTTATAATTAGGAATTCACTGATTAGTACTAAGGGTACCCTTTGTGCTTtgtataataaatgaaagaaaacactTAGTATTTTTGGTCAGTAGCTTACAAGGCTTGAGCGTGGCGTACTGGTTGGCATCTTGGATTGGGGATCCTGGATTTAGGACGAGGCACTAACAATCATACCCCACAACTAAGAGTGTGGGGTATGACTGTTAGTGCCTCGTCCTGTTATCTAAGTATCAGAAGCTATTTCCATCTCGCTTACTTCGCTCTGgacagtattttataaataaaaacgatTATGTTCTAGCTATAGGAGTTTTAAACCAGATAGTTTAGCCCATGGGATATTGTGCGCATAAGCTGTCattcaaatgaaaaaataaagttattttcacCCAGTACTATAACaggtgaaaatataaaattacttaatacagAAAAATATGTGCATCTAATGAACTCAAAAATATGAATGGTGTGTTTTATTGTGGGATAAGGATATTGCAAGactataactttgttataaaataccATTACGGTTAACACATAGAAACAGTGGTAAATTATGTAACCATCTAGCGAGATCATGTATGTTTCTTGAATGCTCATATTTTGCCAACCATGCACTGGTAATGATCATAAATGATAGAAGTGGTGAAAACTTCACATTCCGATGGATATCACACGTACCCAGTCAAGAGTTTTGGAAAGAACAATTGAAGTATCGAGACACAGCTTCAGCAACAGGGAGTGTCACAGAAAGTCATGAAAATCAAGTAAGACTTTCTGGTTGTATTCATGCAAAATAAATGAGCGATGATGTAGATGTTGTACCGAGTACACTGCTCAGAGGAAAGTTTAATATATTAGGAAAAATGCCACAGAGTATGGTAGGTTTTTTCCCTTCGAGAGAATTCTCTTAGATATAAATTATCCTATACTCTGTATTGAGAAGGGTAATCATTATGTGTCTATCATTACAGATTACTCCACCAAGTGGGTTGAATTATTTATTAGTTGGTTGCTAGTGTAGTATGTGACAAATATGTTGGCTGAATAATGAATATCGTAACCTGAAGCACCGAGAGAGATCCACAGATCAAGGTGATAACTTCAATGACAGGATGTTTACTGACTTGTGACAAATGTCGTGAAGACACATACTTCACTATATCATCCTCAATCTTATAATTTGAATGAATGGGTATTGCAAACTGTCAAGTGTACACATAAAACGTTTGTTATTTCTGATGGAACTGATTGAAATTAGCTCTACTATGTATGTACGATGACTTACAATGCAATTAAAACAGAGTCAAGAGGTTGCTCTTcttgatggcgagaaacccacttgaaataaaaaatgtatctgagcacggctggtatgggtattaacaattttactattaaagcagTTTTGAGATACAAGAGGTTGTTCTCATAACCTTCTGACGTTTTGGGGAGATTTGTGAATCTGATTTACGTTTCTCCATTCAGTACAAGTATACCACCATGTCCCCAGAAAAATATGGAAATGGCTAAGGCCTACAATACCTAATGTGGatgaatatttacactaaatatagGTTGAGTTGCATCCATCAAAAGAGATGTTATGCTATATAATTTTGAACCTGTGATTGTGCTTTCTACGGTACTAACTAGAATCACATAAGAAACTCAGTTCTGATTAGAATGCTAAACATTACCACATCAGTTTATCAAACGGAAGACAGTGGTAATACATATTTGTTGATCGTGAGGAGTTAGGAATGGAAAAGGAATAGTAGAAGTATATCTGCTCTAATGATCAGGTGAGACACTGACCACAATCTGTTAATACTATGGATAGGATTAACTTCTTAAACAGCAGTTAGAATGGTCATTAGATTGAAAAATAATGACTGAAAGGATTTGTTGTTGTTCCTGCTTTCCCCTATGGTTCATAGAAAGATGTTTTTAGAATATCGTGTGATAATTACTCAAGTATTGCATTTTTAGAGCAACTGATTAGTTAAAAGATCAACAACTCAAAGGGAATTTCAACCATTGTAATAGTTTACACTGAGTTATTGATATTATGTCTTGAAATAGTCACTTGATCTATTTAGATGAACAGTAGCAGTATTTATGCAGAACAGACAACCTAAAAATTCGTTAGATACATAGGTAAGACATTGTGGTTCATGgataaaataaaggaaatctgATTTGTTTTCTCggaagtgtatatataaatgttttgctCTAAAGTAGCATGAGACTTTACCAAATACtgtataaattaaatgaaatgtgCATTATTTTGCTAGGCTTCCTTTTTAGATAGTTTTTTTGTTATCCAATGTGTTTTTTTCCCAGGATTCTTCGGTGGATTTACTAAAGtgacaaaataacaattttaactaTTTTCTTCGTTCTTGACATAAGAAAAAAGCTATTTCATTGTCATTCTTTACGAGCTTACTTCTGCTTATTATTACCTGTAATTGATTTGACTTCTGTAATATCTTCACATCTGGAACAGACTGACGGTGGCATTGGTCACTGTTGCATCTAGGTCAGCCACTGGTGGTTATGTCGCGTACTTTTAGTATACATTGGTTAACATGTGTTTTCATTATGTACATGACCAAGTTTATCTATTTACTTATGCACCTGAATATGACAAGAACAGGAACACAACTCTCTGGACAAATTAAGAATTTGGTTTGTAACAcagaaatacagtatttttaGTAAAGACCATGCTGATAGCCTCAgacagtattaaaaaataaacgtgGTGTTTTTGTGTGTTCATAATGCAGTTAAAGAATATATACTGCAAGATTCCAAACTGTAATGTTCATAAGATAGTGATTTCTTACTGACAGAAATTCAAAAGTTGCTTTAGAATTTACATTGTATTAGATACAAAACATGatgaaattatagtttttatttgtgttgGCAAAAGATCTTACAGCTAAGACAACTGGGATGTTCTTAGGTTAAATGGCTCactatttaaaatgataaatcacGATCACTGGTTTAtctgaaatgaaagaaaacatagAAAGTCTattattttcaagtaaatttGGTCTAGAAATGTGTGTGATTTGTACGGTCGATCAATTTCCGAACTTTTCAGATATTGTTGAAGTCTTTATTCGTTTCTAAACAAAAttgcacaaatataaattttgtgctAACTACGTTTAAACGTAGTTTTATTGtatagtttttatgttgttttatttgtaaaatcatGCATATTTTTACTTATACTTTGAAACTTACTTAACACTTGTGAATAAGAATAATTTGAAGTTTGAATTGTTGACTGTTAGATTTAAGGGCAGTTTTGGTCATTGACATATGAAAACAGTTTGTAGTCATCGGTCCTCTAGACCTTTGTTTTGCTCTTCTGAACTTTCATTTTGTaagtatttgcttttatttttctggctgatattagaataaataactgcACCATTGCAAAAGTAAGACTAATTAGTCTGTAATTTCCAGGTACTTATTGTTACTCCAATTAAAAGTAGGAATAATAATAGAAACCCTCCAATTCTATTTATTGATTGAAATCTGTATGATTCAGGCTACTTCTAATATTTCATACAAGGTACGAACTATTACTAATACTTTCTCTTGTAGAAAGACAAGATAAGAAACGTATAAAAGCTCAGCCATATCACAGCTTTTGGTAAAATCCTTGCTTTTAGCATCTTTTAACGACATGAACTCCATATAAACATTATTCATACATttaacatacttttaaaaaaaagtataaaggTAAACGTCAAGAGTCAGTTGTTTCTCCTAAGTACTATtcgatttccttttttttttgttaaccaaAGTCCTAGCTTTCAtttagttttacaaatattacacCATATCCTACATTTTAGATTTTTTGCAGTTATAGCAGTTATTCGTGATTGTTTTCCTTTATGTCCTCAGCAAATCAATTACGTTTGATTTTTACTGTTAACCTTTACCTAACTATAGGAACATGTCTtaagtaaaaacaatttattctgGAAAAAATAGTCCTGTAATTTGTTCCACATGTTTTAACTCATTATCAGGATTCGTAAGTGAAAAATCATGTCTAACGGTTCAATCAGGCTTTCTGAAAATTAGGGGCTGAAATTTATtgcaatttcaaaatttttatgtGAACTCAAATCTAGATATGCAACGATTACTATTCCACAAATGCTCTTTTACTTCAACTCTTTTACCACATCCTCATTAGTGGTTAAAACACATCTCAACTGGCATACCACGTGGTTGGGTTCCTGACAATGTAAACCATTCTGTCTCTTCCCCAATATTTTGCTCCACACAATCCTAATCAAtgagtttagaaataaatttttgaaGGATCATTGTTGCAGTATTATTATTAGCAACCAAAACAATTTCTTTATATAACTTATCAACTGTTTCTGTTCAGATTGTCTGtaacaattaacaataaacaacGTCCTGCATCGTGACTAACATTTCGTATGTCTGCAGTTTATTCTCTATTTACGATCCACTCCACCTTCTCATTTTAAAAAGTCTATAACTATTAATTGAACATACCTCTGTGGCTTTAACGTGCAAAACCCAGCACTATCACTCTCTCCAAAGCAATATTTACATtagatttattcattttatatttgtttcgttGATTTCTCCTGCTAATATGCTATCCACCTCCCTACTAATTCTGTAGTCTTATCCTAAACTATCTTTAAATTGTCATCAAGACATTAAGCTCTGAAAGTGTAGTGTACTGTGTTTTACAGAAtctcctgaaaaaaaaatcacagttgAATCCATAATTTTCAATCTTAATTCAGTCCTGGTAgctgttgtttggtttgttttgaatttcgcgcaaaactatgcgagggctatctgcgctagccgttcctaatttagcaatgtaagactaggggaaggcagcaagtcatcaccacccatcgtcaactcttgagctactcttttagggacgaatattgggattgaccttcacattatagcgcccccacggttaaaagggcgagcatgtatggtgtgactgggattcgaacccgcaattcttGGATTACGAggcgaaagccttaacccacctggccatgccgggccaactgcAAGAAAGAAAGACATGAcattattgaaacaaatatttagaaacaaaatgctATATAAAATGGATTTGTTGCGCACAAGTGTATTGTATATTAGAAGGAAACACAAGAAGTATATCCAATGTTAGCGTTCTTTATAAAGGCTTTAAGTGATTGAAACTCGGCCAGGAACAGTGTATTAAACCTTTTCTTTAGATTAGTTGTGCCCTGTTCATTTTTGTTTACAAACTAACGTCAGAACAcagatgta
Coding sequences within:
- the LOC143227497 gene encoding uncharacterized protein LOC143227497, whose amino-acid sequence is MASKISDAELRHKLKELGEDVGPITDSTRYLWQKKLNNLLNDQKKNLRKRSVSKSVYSKKLGGFSSDEGELDLTANKTVRSGRKRVSTKNMSDNSGSDLKNSPKKLPLNFNKHMDENDFKIPGPVPLNSKKNLSHKKHLSRSCASGFTRHGLNNLNGSVRSASVLDTTYDVDSSDSDVDFDRQKLSLNHSRQNSLLYDTSFPTDVNKHASMKKNISSKNGNYGSNSGDDIAKRQKKL